In a single window of the Orenia metallireducens genome:
- a CDS encoding 4'-phosphopantetheinyl transferase family protein, which yields MLEVYAVKQEEIDDFRLKSLIPYLSEKRKDKISRFLRQEDIYHSIIGEILVRKLVCEKLDLKNNQIIFENNNYGKPFLKGYDNLYFNISHSRRWVVCAISEREVGVDIEEVKAIDLNIAKRFFSKKEYEELMTKNNQLSYFYNLWTLKESYIKAVGMGLSIPLNQFTIIDRDKNIFLEDQNRSGLYTFKKYKIDRDYKMASCVKGKLQEDELIISSVNEIINDFKEHI from the coding sequence ATGTTGGAGGTTTATGCGGTCAAACAGGAAGAGATAGATGATTTTAGATTAAAAAGCTTAATTCCTTATCTCTCTGAAAAAAGGAAGGATAAAATCAGCAGATTTTTAAGGCAAGAAGATATTTATCATAGCATAATAGGAGAAATTTTAGTCAGAAAGCTAGTTTGTGAGAAGCTAGATTTAAAGAATAATCAAATTATCTTTGAAAATAATAATTATGGTAAACCATTTTTGAAAGGTTATGATAATCTTTATTTTAACATATCGCATTCTAGAAGATGGGTAGTATGTGCTATAAGTGAAAGAGAAGTTGGTGTAGATATAGAAGAAGTCAAAGCAATTGATTTAAATATAGCTAAAAGATTTTTTTCAAAGAAAGAATATGAGGAATTAATGACTAAAAATAATCAATTGAGTTATTTTTATAATTTATGGACCTTAAAAGAGAGTTATATAAAAGCAGTTGGTATGGGCTTATCAATACCATTAAATCAATTTACAATAATTGATCGTGATAAGAATATCTTTTTAGAAGATCAAAATAGAAGTGGCTTATATACTTTTAAAAAATATAAAATTGATAGAGATTATAAAATGGCTAGCTGTGTCAAGGGTAAGTTGCAGGAAGATGAGTTGATAATTTCATCAGTAAATGAAATTATCAATGATTTTAAAGAGCATATATAA
- a CDS encoding nuclear transport factor 2 family protein: MNDQKRDLAISKVNQFLDALKEGDLDGMKSTLHSEEFECLERGEKLADTRKDFIKIFEHEFKAGLELYKIELVDKEISVLDSDNNIKIKGRQVHDVKDPGKTREIQEFIFAYELKNINEEWYINKVIIDDIED; encoded by the coding sequence ATGAATGATCAGAAGAGAGATTTGGCTATTTCTAAAGTTAATCAATTTCTAGATGCACTAAAAGAAGGTGATTTAGATGGTATGAAATCAACACTACACTCAGAGGAATTCGAATGTTTAGAAAGAGGTGAAAAACTGGCAGACACTAGAAAAGACTTTATCAAAATATTTGAACATGAATTTAAGGCAGGATTAGAGTTATATAAAATAGAACTTGTAGACAAAGAAATTTCAGTATTAGATTCTGATAACAATATTAAAATTAAGGGAAGACAAGTTCATGATGTAAAAGACCCAGGTAAAACACGTGAAATACAGGAATTTATCTTTGCCTATGAATTAAAAAATATTAATGAAGAATGGTATATTAATAAGGTAATTATAGATGATATTGAAGATTAA